DNA sequence from the Nitrospirota bacterium genome:
AGGCCCGTTCACATACACATCCACTGAGCGCATTCCGCTCTCCATCGCTTTGCGCGCCGCAGCCTCGCCGGCTCGCTGAGCGGCGAAGGGCGTGCTTTTGCGAGAGCCCTTGAAGCCTTGGTTCCCCGAGCTTGCCCATACGATCGTATTGCCGCTCATGTCGGTAATCGTGACGATCGTGTTATTGAAGGAGGCTTGGACGTGAGCCACCCCGCTCTGCACAATCCGACGTTCTTTCTTTTTCCCTTTTTTGATGCTCATGACAGCTCCCTACTCAAGTAACGGCCACGCCCTAGGCTGGGCGCGCAGGCGGTTTTGGTTTACTTCCCACACCGGAACGGCGACCTTTTCTCGTCCGCGCATTGGTCTTGGTCCGCTGGCCGCGGACGGGCAACCCTTTCCGATGGCGCAGCCCACGGTACGTGCCACTATCGATCAATCGTTTGATGTTCATCGAGAAAGTCTTTCGTAGGTCACCTTCGACCTGAAAGCCTTCCTGAATAATCTCACGGATTTTGACGATGTGCTCTTCGCTCAAGTCCTTGACGCGAATTGCTCCGTCGATCCCGGCCTTCTCCAAGATAGAGAGCGCGGACGCCCGCCCAATCCCATAGACATACGTCAGGCCGATGTCCGCCCGCTTCTCTCTCGGCAAATCCACTCCGGAAATACGAGCCATCTCTCTCTCCCTTCGGTCGAGTCGTGAAACGTTATTCGTGAGTCGTGAATCGCAAAAACGAGACCGCTTAACGATTAACGAATAACGTCTTCAACCCTGCCGTTGCTTGTGCCGCGGATTCTCGCAGAGAATTCGCACCACACCTTTGCGCCGAACCACCTTACACTTTGCGCAGATCGGCTTGACGGATGATCTCACCTTCATAACTCGTTTGCACTCCTACTTAAATCGATAGGTAATCCGCCCACGTGTCAGATCGTACGGCGACAGTTCCACCGTGACCTTATCGCCGGGAAGAATACGGATGAAGTGCATTCGCATTTTCCCGGAAATGTGCGCGAGAATCTTATGGCCATTGTCCAATGACACACGGAACATCGCATTCGGTAGCGTTTCATTCACTGTGCCTTGAATTTCGATCACATCTTCTTTCGGCACTACCTCTACCCCTTCCCCTAAAACTGCGCCAGCCCATCCCAGCTGTTTAGAGCTGGGTCAAAATACGCGGGGGCCCACTCGGCTCAATGACGATCGTATGTTCAAAATGTGCAGAAAGACTGCCATCCACCGTTACCGCCGTCCATCGATCCTCAAGAATCTTAACGGCAGCGCCACCCATGTTGACCATCGGTTCAATCGCGAGGACCATTCCAGCCTGTAGGCGTGGACCCTGTCCAGGCTTCCCATAATTCGGCACCTGAGGCTCTTCATGCAATTGCCGGCCAATCCCATGGCCGACAAATTCTGTCACGACCGAATAACCGGCAGCCTCGACATGCCGTTGCACTGCATGTGAAATGTCGGACAACCGATGGCCAACCATAGCTTGTCCGATTCCAAGATACATGGCCTCTTCAGTCACTTGCATCAAGCGAGCATTTCGTTCAGTCGTCTTCCCTACCGAGACCGAAATCGCCGAATCTCCGTAAAATCCGCCGACGATCGCCCCCAGGTCGAGCCCGATAATATCGCCCTCCTTCAGCACTCGCTTGGAGGGAATCCCGTGGACCACCTGGTCATTCACCGAGGCGCAGAGCGTTTTTGGATAACTCCGATACCCCTTAAAGGCCGGCCTCGCACCTCGTGACACAATCTCATCTTCGGCTAGCCGGTCCAGCTCGTCTGTCGTCATCCCGGGCCGGACGGCCTTCTGCAAAATCTTGAGTGTCTCTGCCACTACTCTCGACGCCTGGGCTATCAACGCAATCTCTTCCGGCGTCTTGAGAATGATCATGTCGCCCGGTACGGTGCCAGCTCCTGCGAAAGATGCTGAAAGACGGCATCGACTGTCCCAGACGCTTCCAGCTGGAACAGCACCCCCCTCTCTTCATAATACTTCACGAGCGGAGCGGTTTGCTCGTCGTACACTTTCAGCCGCATCTCGATCGCATCGCGGCGATCATCGCTGCGCTGCACGAGCGACTCTCCGCATCGATCGCAGATTCCACTCACCTTGGGCATCGCAAAGTCTACATGGAACGTCGCTTGGCACTTCTGACAGCTTCGTCGGCCGCTCAATCGCCTTACGATGTCCTCACGCGAAACCTGAAAATTCACGACCCGGTCCAGGGCGATACCTTTGGAGACTAAAACGGATCCCAAGGCTTCCGCCTGAGGAACAGTCCTGGGAAACCCATCCAACACGAATCCATTCGTGCAGCTGGGGTCAGCCAACTTCTCTCTCACCAACCCAATGACCACCGCATCAGGAACCAGCTTCCCCTGATCCATGTAGCTCTTCGCTTCGAGACCCAGCGCGGTCTGGTTGCGAACCGCCTCACGGAGAAGATCGCCGGTTGAGAGCTTCGCCACATGACACTGCGCAGCGATACGATCTGCCTGAGTCCCCTTACCGACGCCTGGTGCGCCGAGAAACACCACCCGCATGAATCCCCTTTACCCGTTCCGCCCACGAAGGGGAGCCATACCCTTACCGAGAAACCCTTCGTAATTTCGCATGAGCATATGAGACTCAATCTGCTGAGCCGTATCGAGGCCCACACCGATCACAATCAGCAGCGAGGTGCCACCGAAGTAGAACGGCACATTCAATTTGTAGATCAACAACTCCGGGATCACACAGACGATCGCGAGATAAATCGATCCGGCAAACGTGATTCTCGTCAGCACTTTATAGATATAGTCGGACGTCCTGGTGCCAGGGCGAATTCCGGGAATGAATCCACCGTACTTCTTCATGTTGTCTGCCATATCCACCGGGTTCAGGACCACTGCGGTGTAAAAGAAACAGAAAAACAGAATCAGGCCGACGTACATCAAAGTATAGAGCAGCGAACCAGGCGCGAGCTGAGCCCCAATGGCCTTCACCCAAGGTGTTTCAAAAAACCCTGCAATCGTTGCAGGAAAGGCGATAATCGACGACGCGAAAATCGGCGGAATGACCCCGGCCGTGTTA
Encoded proteins:
- the map gene encoding type I methionyl aminopeptidase yields the protein MIILKTPEEIALIAQASRVVAETLKILQKAVRPGMTTDELDRLAEDEIVSRGARPAFKGYRSYPKTLCASVNDQVVHGIPSKRVLKEGDIIGLDLGAIVGGFYGDSAISVSVGKTTERNARLMQVTEEAMYLGIGQAMVGHRLSDISHAVQRHVEAAGYSVVTEFVGHGIGRQLHEEPQVPNYGKPGQGPRLQAGMVLAIEPMVNMGGAAVKILEDRWTAVTVDGSLSAHFEHTIVIEPSGPPRILTQL
- the infA gene encoding translation initiation factor IF-1, which produces MPKEDVIEIQGTVNETLPNAMFRVSLDNGHKILAHISGKMRMHFIRILPGDKVTVELSPYDLTRGRITYRFK
- the rpmJ gene encoding 50S ribosomal protein L36; the encoded protein is MKVRSSVKPICAKCKVVRRKGVVRILCENPRHKQRQG
- the rpsK gene encoding 30S ribosomal protein S11, with protein sequence MSIKKGKKKERRIVQSGVAHVQASFNNTIVTITDMSGNTIVWASSGNQGFKGSRKSTPFAAQRAGEAAARKAMESGMRSVDVYVNGPGSGRESAIRSLQSAGLRIHMIRDVTPIPHNGCRPPKRRRV
- the rpsM gene encoding 30S ribosomal protein S13 codes for the protein MARISGVDLPREKRADIGLTYVYGIGRASALSILEKAGIDGAIRVKDLSEEHIVKIREIIQEGFQVEGDLRKTFSMNIKRLIDSGTYRGLRHRKGLPVRGQRTKTNARTRKGRRSGVGSKPKPPARPA
- a CDS encoding adenylate kinase; protein product: MRVVFLGAPGVGKGTQADRIAAQCHVAKLSTGDLLREAVRNQTALGLEAKSYMDQGKLVPDAVVIGLVREKLADPSCTNGFVLDGFPRTVPQAEALGSVLVSKGIALDRVVNFQVSREDIVRRLSGRRSCQKCQATFHVDFAMPKVSGICDRCGESLVQRSDDRRDAIEMRLKVYDEQTAPLVKYYEERGVLFQLEASGTVDAVFQHLSQELAPYRAT